Proteins from a single region of Murdochiella vaginalis:
- a CDS encoding DUF1850 domain-containing protein, translated as MTPRHKTVFWVAALALIAAVTFLLVGFFASAGHELVLRSGKTGDVFARYPMSEGDTFCVTFIHSVNQKPYTDMYRIEDGKIYAEETRFAEFGAGVETELNKGETLSTGKNGEIVISNIHTEMKHLSYIVGTVSDHVLAVGGKEISLRNLCGRNATVVFTYEKK; from the coding sequence ATGACACCACGTCATAAAACGGTTTTTTGGGTGGCGGCTCTCGCGCTTATCGCTGCCGTTACCTTCCTTCTCGTCGGGTTTTTCGCTTCCGCAGGGCATGAGCTGGTCCTGCGGAGCGGAAAGACGGGTGACGTGTTCGCTCGTTACCCGATGTCGGAAGGAGACACGTTTTGTGTCACCTTTATTCATTCGGTCAATCAAAAACCGTACACCGATATGTACCGCATTGAAGATGGTAAAATTTACGCCGAAGAGACGCGTTTCGCGGAGTTCGGCGCAGGGGTAGAAACAGAATTAAATAAAGGAGAAACGCTCTCCACCGGAAAAAACGGGGAAATCGTCATCTCCAATATCCATACGGAAATGAAACATCTGTCTTACATCGTCGGCACCGTTTCCGACCATGTCCTAGCGGTCGGAGGAAAAGAGATCAGCTTGCGAAATCTGTGCGGACGAAATGCGACGGTTGTTTTTACTTACGAAAAAAAATAG
- a CDS encoding sodium ion-translocating decarboxylase subunit beta: MIDMLVSFFNSSGFMALNFGSLIMIGVACLFLYLAIAKGYEPYLLIPISFGMLLSNLPLAGLMDQGGLLNLLYEGVHLGIYPPLIFLGVGASTDFSPLIANPKSLLLGAAAQLGIFFAFTGAILLGFNPQEAGSIGIIGGADGPTALYLTSRMAPHLLGAIAIAAYSYMALVPVIQPPIMKALTTKEERRIKMTTLRPVSKREKVLFPIIVTIVVTLIVPAAGPLIGMLMLGNLFKEVGVVPHLVTAAKDTIMYTVTILLGTTVGATARAENFLTAQTLGILAMGLVAFAVGTAGGVIFGKIMCKLSGGKINPLIGAAGVSAVPMAARVVQKVGQKEDPSNFLLMHAMGPNVAGVIGSAVAAGLLLNMFG, from the coding sequence ATGATCGATATGCTTGTATCTTTTTTCAACAGTAGCGGTTTTATGGCCCTCAATTTCGGCTCCCTCATCATGATTGGTGTGGCGTGCCTGTTCCTCTATTTGGCAATTGCCAAGGGCTACGAACCGTACCTGCTCATTCCGATTTCGTTCGGCATGCTGCTTTCCAACTTGCCGCTTGCCGGCCTGATGGATCAAGGCGGACTGTTGAATCTCCTTTATGAAGGCGTGCACTTGGGTATTTATCCACCGCTTATTTTCTTGGGCGTAGGCGCTTCTACGGACTTTTCACCGCTCATTGCCAACCCCAAAAGTTTACTTCTAGGTGCGGCAGCACAGCTGGGTATCTTCTTCGCCTTTACCGGAGCTATTCTTTTGGGCTTTAATCCACAGGAAGCGGGTTCCATCGGCATCATCGGCGGCGCAGACGGACCGACGGCCCTGTATTTAACCAGCCGCATGGCACCGCACCTGTTGGGCGCGATTGCTATTGCTGCGTATTCTTATATGGCGCTTGTTCCGGTCATTCAGCCGCCCATCATGAAGGCACTGACGACTAAGGAAGAACGTCGTATCAAAATGACCACGCTGCGTCCGGTATCCAAGCGGGAGAAGGTTCTCTTTCCGATTATCGTAACGATTGTCGTTACGCTCATTGTTCCTGCAGCGGGTCCGCTCATCGGTATGCTGATGCTCGGCAACCTGTTTAAGGAAGTCGGCGTCGTTCCGCATTTGGTTACGGCCGCGAAAGATACCATTATGTACACGGTTACCATTCTTTTGGGTACAACGGTCGGAGCAACCGCGCGTGCGGAGAATTTCCTTACGGCGCAGACGCTGGGCATTCTGGCGATGGGCCTCGTCGCTTTTGCCGTTGGTACGGCAGGAGGCGTTATTTTCGGTAAAATCATGTGCAAACTTTCGGGTGGAAAGATTAACCCGTTGATCGGTGCTGCGGGGGTATCCGCCGTTCCGATGGCGGCGCGTGTCGTACAAAAAGTGGGACAGAAAGAAGATCCCTCAAACTTCCTTCTCATGCATGCTATGGGACCGAACGTGGCCGGCGTTATCGGCTCGGCAGTAGCCGCGGGCTTATTGCTGAATATGTTCGGCTAA
- a CDS encoding TAXI family TRAP transporter solute-binding subunit → MKKALSVLLALALAVSMTACGGGEKPAESKPAESKAAESTAPASEEKKAPTGEAVNWNFATGGSTGTYYAYGGVIANVFSEKVPNVKLTVQSTGASKANIFSLDDNEAQIGFVQNDVMDYAMKGESLFKEDGAITSFAAVAALYPETCQIVGAKGLTSVADLKGKNVSVGDAGSGVEFNATQILAAYGIDINKDITKHNLSFGDSAEALKDGKIDAFFCVAGAPTTAITELATTNDISIISVDKEHADQLKKDYPFYSDITIPANTYKGVDADVQTVAVKATIICRKDLPEDAVYNLVKGIFDNKDMIAESHAKGKMLDPKYAIEAISVPFHPGAEKYFKEIGVMK, encoded by the coding sequence ATGAAAAAAGCACTTAGTGTGTTACTTGCCTTAGCCCTGGCTGTTTCGATGACCGCTTGTGGCGGTGGAGAAAAACCGGCAGAATCCAAACCGGCAGAATCCAAAGCAGCGGAATCGACAGCCCCTGCGTCGGAAGAAAAAAAGGCACCGACGGGCGAAGCTGTCAACTGGAACTTCGCGACGGGCGGATCCACGGGAACGTATTATGCCTACGGTGGCGTCATTGCCAACGTATTCAGCGAAAAAGTGCCGAATGTGAAATTGACCGTACAGTCAACCGGTGCATCCAAGGCAAACATCTTCTCATTAGATGACAATGAAGCCCAAATTGGTTTTGTACAAAACGATGTTATGGATTACGCCATGAAGGGCGAGAGCCTCTTCAAAGAAGATGGCGCAATCACGAGCTTCGCGGCCGTTGCTGCGCTGTATCCGGAAACCTGCCAGATCGTCGGCGCCAAGGGCTTGACCTCGGTTGCAGACCTCAAAGGCAAGAACGTCTCTGTCGGCGATGCCGGATCGGGTGTTGAATTCAATGCGACACAGATTCTTGCTGCATACGGCATTGACATCAATAAAGACATCACGAAGCACAACCTTTCCTTTGGCGATTCGGCCGAAGCGTTAAAGGATGGCAAAATCGATGCATTCTTCTGCGTTGCCGGTGCTCCTACCACTGCCATTACGGAATTGGCTACGACGAACGATATCTCGATCATTTCAGTGGATAAAGAACATGCGGATCAGTTAAAGAAAGACTATCCGTTCTATTCGGATATCACCATTCCGGCAAACACCTACAAGGGCGTGGATGCGGACGTTCAGACGGTTGCTGTTAAAGCCACCATCATCTGCCGCAAAGATCTTCCGGAAGATGCTGTTTACAACCTGGTTAAGGGCATTTTCGACAACAAAGATATGATTGCCGAATCCCATGCAAAGGGCAAAATGCTGGATCCGAAGTACGCCATTGAAGCCATCTCCGTACCGTTCCATCCGGGTGCTGAGAAGTACTTCAAAGAAATCGGAGTCATGAAATAA
- a CDS encoding acyl-CoA dehydratase activase, which yields MTYTMGIDIGSSACKAVILKDADEIVGTFKVAVGTGTSGPDRAFEGVLDAANLSADQLDYILATGYGRNTFARADAQMSELSCHAKGAYYLFPDVRTVIDIGGQDVKVIQIDNGAMVNFQMNDKCAAGTGRFLDVMAGILEVDVSDLAGLAAKSTKRIAISSTCTVFAESEVISQLATGEKKEDIVNGIHYAITARVVGLARRVGIRDRVVMTGGVAQNEGVVKALQDQLEHEVFTSPLSQYVGALGAALYAHSKAKRK from the coding sequence GTGACCTATACAATGGGAATCGACATCGGTTCTTCGGCCTGCAAAGCCGTTATCTTAAAGGATGCTGACGAAATTGTTGGCACCTTTAAGGTGGCGGTAGGCACAGGCACGTCGGGACCGGATCGCGCATTTGAAGGCGTTTTGGACGCTGCAAATCTTTCGGCGGATCAGCTCGATTACATCTTAGCAACCGGCTATGGCCGCAACACGTTTGCGCGCGCCGACGCGCAGATGAGTGAGCTGAGTTGTCATGCCAAGGGAGCATACTATCTGTTTCCGGACGTGCGCACAGTCATTGATATCGGCGGCCAAGACGTCAAGGTGATTCAAATTGACAATGGCGCCATGGTGAATTTTCAAATGAATGACAAGTGTGCTGCCGGCACCGGGCGATTTTTGGATGTCATGGCCGGGATCTTGGAGGTTGACGTGTCGGATTTGGCGGGCTTAGCGGCAAAATCCACAAAACGCATTGCCATCAGTTCCACCTGTACGGTTTTTGCCGAATCTGAGGTGATCAGTCAGCTGGCAACCGGCGAGAAGAAAGAAGATATCGTAAACGGCATTCACTATGCGATCACCGCCCGTGTTGTCGGGCTGGCGCGTCGTGTCGGAATTCGTGATCGCGTCGTCATGACCGGCGGCGTGGCACAGAACGAGGGGGTGGTCAAGGCTCTGCAGGATCAGCTGGAGCATGAGGTATTCACGTCTCCGTTGTCCCAATACGTGGGTGCGTTGGGCGCCGCGCTTTACGCGCATTCAAAAGCAAAGAGAAAATAG
- a CDS encoding biotin/lipoyl-containing protein, with protein MQKTYHVTVEGKTYEVTLEEVGAAGSPVYRAPQAFAPVAPVAPAAPVAPAPAAAPAPAAEAKPAAEKKPHVAGDGEDQEAPLQGNIWKIVANEGDEVAAGDTVIILEAMKMENEIVAPRDGVIGTIYVTEGQTVDTGEALYSLK; from the coding sequence ATGCAGAAAACATATCATGTCACCGTTGAGGGAAAGACCTACGAAGTGACGCTGGAAGAAGTTGGTGCCGCCGGAAGCCCGGTTTATCGTGCTCCGCAGGCATTTGCCCCCGTTGCTCCCGTAGCACCCGCTGCTCCGGTTGCTCCGGCACCGGCCGCCGCTCCGGCACCGGCCGCAGAAGCCAAACCGGCTGCGGAAAAGAAACCGCATGTCGCTGGCGATGGTGAAGATCAGGAAGCTCCGTTGCAGGGCAACATTTGGAAGATCGTTGCCAACGAAGGCGATGAAGTTGCCGCCGGCGATACCGTAATTATTCTCGAAGCGATGAAGATGGAAAATGAAATTGTTGCGCCGCGTGACGGTGTAATCGGCACCATTTATGTCACTGAGGGACAAACGGTTGACACCGGTGAGGCACTCTACTCGTTGAAGTAA